The proteins below come from a single Rhizobium rhizoryzae genomic window:
- a CDS encoding GNAT family N-acetyltransferase encodes MDLKVPEKLHVDAFQVHFADVADVDLEQLHALSIAVGWPHRAEDWQALRDLGHGFVALDDIDRVLGAAMWFPHGETFATLGMLITSPRLQTNGAAKWLMQRILSECPGTSFRLNATRAARRLYRSLDFVQQRTVFQCQGKARKPGPAHELPAGCDLRRLRASDLDAVIAFDAPAFAVPRPVHLASLFESSLCYGLFRGEALVAYSMSRAFGRGHVLGPIGALSVDEAIAVARPHVDAHTGRFLRVDTHFGTGPFASFIQDCGLPVFDTVTTMTLGEGVDYGTVGDDKGALFALASQSMG; translated from the coding sequence ATGGATTTGAAAGTGCCGGAAAAATTGCATGTCGATGCATTTCAGGTGCATTTCGCCGACGTGGCCGATGTCGACCTGGAGCAGTTGCATGCTTTGTCCATCGCGGTCGGCTGGCCGCACCGAGCAGAGGACTGGCAGGCTCTGCGAGACCTTGGACACGGTTTCGTGGCTCTGGACGACATCGATCGTGTTCTGGGGGCGGCCATGTGGTTCCCGCACGGCGAGACCTTTGCAACGCTTGGCATGCTGATCACGTCGCCGCGGCTGCAGACGAACGGGGCGGCAAAATGGCTGATGCAGCGTATCTTGTCCGAGTGTCCCGGCACGAGTTTTCGGTTGAATGCAACGCGCGCCGCGCGTCGCCTCTATCGTTCGCTGGATTTCGTGCAGCAGCGAACCGTTTTTCAGTGCCAGGGGAAAGCCCGCAAGCCGGGTCCGGCCCACGAACTGCCTGCCGGATGCGACCTTCGACGGCTCCGGGCAAGTGACCTTGATGCGGTGATCGCATTCGACGCACCGGCCTTTGCCGTTCCTCGTCCGGTCCATCTTGCCAGCCTGTTCGAGAGTTCGCTCTGCTACGGACTGTTTCGCGGCGAGGCGTTGGTGGCCTATTCCATGAGCCGCGCCTTCGGACGGGGCCACGTCCTGGGTCCGATCGGAGCCTTGTCGGTGGACGAGGCGATCGCCGTGGCCCGACCGCATGTGGACGCCCATACCGGTCGTTTCCTGCGCGTCGATACCCATTTCGGCACCGGTCCCTTCGCAAGCTTTATCCAGGACTGCGGCCTGCCGGTCTTTGATACCGTGACGACCATGACGCTCGGCGAAGGTGTCGATTACGGAACCGTCGGTGACGACAAAGGCGCGCTGTTCGCGCTCGCCTCGCAATCAATGGGATGA
- a CDS encoding ISNCY family transposase, whose amino-acid sequence MGLIAMSERDLQRIEVLSKVIGGRMTMVSAAHVLGLSERQVRRLLQRMRTGGAASIRHKAIGQTSNNRISDGIRDYAVTLVRERYADFGPTLVTEKLAERDGLHVSRETVRSWMVDAGLWLSRKQRRTFHQPRLRRESFGELVQIDGSEHRWFEDRGPSCSLLVFVDDATGKLMQLRFVRSESAFTYFEALELYLKHHGAPIAFYSDKHSVFRVAKKDARGGQGMTQFGRALCELNIEILCANSSQAKGRVERMNRTLQDRLVKELRLAGIGCMDTGNAFLPGFMEDYNKRFAVVPARPDDLHRPMNLTPDRLAQILCKREQRYVGAQLTFSFERKRIMLQETEVTRDLVGRYVETYVYADGRLDVRWKGYCLPYKVFDKDQRVTHAAITENKRLGDVLAYIKERQEQQDKPKVKSNSEKNGYVKRARGPGRRKEFMSDPAVIARREKALLRQRAAE is encoded by the coding sequence ATGGGGTTGATAGCGATGAGCGAGCGAGATCTGCAGCGGATCGAGGTTTTATCGAAGGTCATCGGCGGTCGGATGACGATGGTGTCGGCGGCACATGTTCTCGGCCTGAGTGAGCGCCAGGTGCGTCGGCTTCTGCAACGGATGCGGACTGGCGGCGCGGCGTCGATCCGGCACAAGGCGATTGGCCAGACGTCGAACAACCGGATCAGCGACGGTATTCGGGATTACGCGGTGACGCTGGTTCGCGAACGCTATGCGGATTTTGGACCGACACTGGTGACCGAGAAGTTGGCCGAGCGGGATGGTTTGCATGTGTCGCGGGAGACGGTGCGCAGTTGGATGGTCGATGCCGGTCTTTGGCTGTCGCGCAAGCAGCGCCGGACCTTTCACCAACCCCGACTGCGGCGCGAATCTTTTGGCGAGTTGGTGCAGATCGACGGGTCTGAGCATCGCTGGTTTGAGGACCGCGGCCCGTCGTGCTCGCTTCTGGTGTTCGTTGACGATGCAACCGGCAAGTTGATGCAGTTGCGTTTTGTCCGCTCGGAAAGCGCCTTCACCTATTTCGAAGCACTGGAACTCTATCTCAAACACCATGGCGCGCCGATCGCCTTTTATTCAGACAAGCATTCGGTGTTCAGAGTGGCGAAGAAGGATGCCAGGGGCGGCCAGGGCATGACCCAGTTCGGGCGTGCGCTTTGCGAGCTAAACATAGAGATTCTTTGTGCTAATTCGAGCCAGGCCAAGGGCCGGGTCGAGCGGATGAACCGGACGCTGCAGGACCGGCTGGTTAAAGAGTTGCGGCTGGCTGGGATCGGCTGCATGGACACGGGCAATGCGTTCCTGCCGGGCTTCATGGAGGACTACAACAAACGATTTGCGGTCGTCCCTGCCCGGCCCGATGACCTGCATCGCCCAATGAACCTGACGCCGGATCGGCTGGCTCAGATTCTGTGCAAGCGGGAGCAGCGCTATGTCGGAGCGCAGCTGACATTCTCGTTCGAGCGTAAGCGGATCATGCTGCAGGAAACCGAAGTAACACGCGATTTGGTCGGTCGCTACGTCGAGACCTATGTCTATGCAGATGGCCGCCTGGATGTCCGATGGAAAGGCTATTGCCTGCCTTACAAGGTGTTCGACAAGGACCAGCGGGTAACGCATGCAGCGATCACCGAGAACAAGCGGCTCGGGGATGTTCTGGCCTATATCAAGGAGCGCCAGGAGCAGCAGGACAAGCCGAAGGTGAAGAGCAACAGCGAGAAGAACGGCTACGTTAAACGTGCTCGCGGGCCGGGCCGGCGGAAGGAATTCATGAGCGATCCGGCCGTGATTGCACGGCGGGAGAAAGCGCTGTTGCGGCAACGGGCTGCCGAGTAA
- a CDS encoding LysR family transcriptional regulator — translation MDLEPRLLRYLLAIDRAGSFQKAAEALGISQPALSVSIARLEDITRMHLVDRGRYGAILTDTGRILIRHAESIESILQLAQTELEARRRGAEGPLRVGGTPLATGSILPRVIAQMLKEGGNVAVTVTEGTDEELMERLLTHEIDLVISNVGQRPTPDGVEETPLFTARSVIVVRAGHPLAGREQVSLVELTDSTWVMPPPGGAFRKQIEALFMINGLAFPANLVEAAPFSVLKAIVERSDGVSILSDQFLRDEIRRGILTAIPLAEHIATRKFAMQKIAGRQLNLLGQRFVSAARDLSMGIDEE, via the coding sequence ATGGATCTCGAACCACGCCTGCTTCGCTACCTGCTCGCAATCGATCGTGCCGGGTCTTTCCAGAAGGCTGCCGAGGCTCTCGGCATCTCGCAGCCGGCACTGTCTGTCAGCATCGCGCGACTGGAAGATATAACCCGTATGCATCTCGTTGACCGCGGGCGGTACGGCGCCATCCTGACGGATACGGGCCGGATCCTGATCCGGCACGCCGAAAGCATCGAGTCTATCCTGCAACTTGCACAGACGGAACTCGAGGCTCGTCGTCGTGGCGCCGAGGGGCCATTACGCGTGGGAGGAACACCGCTGGCAACGGGAAGCATCCTGCCGCGGGTGATCGCGCAAATGCTTAAGGAAGGCGGCAATGTCGCGGTTACCGTGACGGAGGGTACCGACGAGGAACTGATGGAGCGGCTCCTCACCCACGAGATTGATCTGGTCATTTCCAATGTCGGACAACGGCCAACGCCCGATGGCGTTGAGGAGACCCCCCTTTTTACCGCCCGCTCCGTCATTGTCGTCAGAGCCGGTCATCCGCTTGCGGGCAGAGAACAGGTCTCACTCGTGGAACTCACCGATTCCACCTGGGTGATGCCGCCGCCGGGGGGTGCATTCCGCAAGCAGATCGAGGCGCTCTTCATGATCAACGGTCTTGCTTTTCCCGCCAACCTCGTTGAGGCGGCGCCATTCAGCGTGCTGAAAGCCATCGTCGAGCGGTCCGACGGTGTAAGCATCCTTTCGGACCAGTTCCTGCGCGACGAAATCCGGCGCGGCATACTCACTGCAATTCCGCTGGCAGAACATATCGCGACACGAAAATTCGCAATGCAGAAGATTGCCGGCAGGCAGCTCAATCTTCTTGGACAGCGTTTCGTTTCAGCTGCAAGGGACCTGTCCATGGGGATCGATGAGGAATGA
- a CDS encoding ABC transporter substrate-binding protein yields the protein MISKLLLATTTATALCFAACANAQEVKGEVIHQWTSAAESAGVKVLAQKFTELGGTWVDNAISGGPNARSTAVNRVVGGNPPAAMLFNTGAQFVELQNNGLLRDLTETAKADKWQDKLPAALLNSGMVDGEYWALPISGNGANWFWFNKSILDKIGVAKPKNWDEVFAAFDKAKAAGITPFTPSGEPRWQRLMFNAVVLSVAGRETYDAVIYKRDASAVRGEKFKAAVKIFEKLRDYSDSGTPGRSWPDSTNLVISGKALMTQGGTWLNGAFAAAGKTAGKDYECAIINADQGMVISGDVFLFPEPKNAAMTKAQDLLLKAFADVPTQTAFAVANGTIPILKGADTSKLNPCIAEASRFFNDPKLSTGSDQMMFSPAIVGAVEDAITRFSTKGGLTAEQFIEAYAKGLSAS from the coding sequence TTGATTTCCAAACTGCTTCTAGCAACAACCACCGCCACGGCACTCTGCTTCGCGGCCTGCGCGAACGCCCAGGAGGTGAAGGGCGAAGTCATTCATCAATGGACCTCCGCCGCAGAATCTGCTGGCGTCAAGGTTCTGGCCCAGAAGTTCACCGAACTCGGCGGGACGTGGGTAGACAACGCCATCTCCGGCGGGCCAAACGCCCGCTCGACGGCGGTCAATCGCGTCGTCGGCGGCAACCCGCCGGCCGCCATGTTGTTCAATACAGGCGCACAGTTCGTCGAACTTCAGAACAACGGCCTGCTCCGTGACCTGACCGAGACGGCCAAGGCCGACAAATGGCAGGATAAATTGCCCGCAGCGCTTTTGAATTCCGGGATGGTTGACGGCGAATACTGGGCGCTGCCTATTTCCGGCAACGGTGCCAACTGGTTCTGGTTCAACAAGTCGATTCTCGACAAGATCGGCGTTGCCAAACCGAAGAACTGGGACGAGGTCTTCGCGGCGTTCGACAAGGCCAAGGCCGCTGGTATCACACCGTTCACGCCGTCCGGCGAGCCGCGGTGGCAGCGCCTGATGTTCAACGCCGTCGTCCTGAGTGTCGCCGGCCGAGAAACCTATGACGCCGTCATCTACAAGCGCGATGCCTCCGCCGTTCGCGGCGAGAAGTTCAAGGCTGCCGTCAAGATCTTCGAAAAGCTGCGGGATTATTCTGACTCCGGCACGCCTGGCCGTTCCTGGCCGGATTCGACCAATCTCGTGATTTCTGGCAAGGCCCTGATGACGCAGGGTGGCACTTGGCTGAACGGCGCCTTTGCAGCCGCCGGCAAGACGGCCGGTAAGGACTATGAATGCGCCATCATCAATGCTGACCAGGGTATGGTGATCTCGGGTGATGTATTCCTTTTCCCGGAGCCGAAGAATGCGGCGATGACCAAGGCGCAGGATCTGCTCCTCAAGGCTTTCGCAGACGTTCCGACCCAGACGGCCTTCGCTGTCGCCAATGGCACGATCCCGATCCTCAAGGGCGCGGATACGTCCAAGCTCAACCCCTGCATCGCGGAAGCGTCGCGTTTCTTCAACGATCCCAAGCTTTCCACCGGCAGTGATCAGATGATGTTCAGCCCGGCAATCGTTGGTGCAGTCGAGGATGCCATTACCCGCTTCTCGACCAAGGGTGGCCTCACCGCAGAGCAGTTCATCGAAGCCTATGCAAAGGGGCTCTCCGCGAGCTGA
- a CDS encoding carbohydrate ABC transporter permease, producing MFVRSPSSSRLQATLTLVPVAFVVLSVYVGGVLWAAGISFTRSSMLPNYRFAGFTQYINLFSNARWQVSLGNMALFAVIFIPVTLLIGYSMAAMINRGVRGENALRTIYLYPFAMSFIVTGLVWRWLLDPNFGIADVARKLGFENASFDWIVNADMALFTIVIAAVWHSCGLVMVVLLAGLRGVDDDLWKAIRIEGIPAWKAHLFIIMPSIGASIATALVLMSLTVVRMFDVVVAMTGGGPGIATDVPAKFIIDHMFERQQVGLASAAATTLLLLVLVIAVPLLYLKSRRKGAAQ from the coding sequence GTGTTTGTGAGGTCGCCTTCAAGCAGTCGCCTTCAGGCGACCCTGACGCTCGTCCCCGTCGCATTCGTCGTTCTGTCCGTTTATGTCGGCGGCGTGTTGTGGGCCGCGGGCATTTCCTTTACCCGCTCGTCCATGTTGCCGAACTACAGGTTCGCTGGCTTTACTCAGTACATAAACCTGTTCTCGAATGCCCGGTGGCAGGTTTCGCTCGGTAATATGGCGCTGTTCGCCGTGATCTTTATTCCAGTCACGCTGCTGATCGGGTATTCGATGGCTGCGATGATCAACCGCGGCGTGCGTGGCGAAAATGCGCTGCGGACCATCTATCTCTACCCGTTCGCCATGTCGTTTATCGTCACCGGTCTCGTCTGGCGCTGGCTGCTTGACCCCAATTTCGGCATTGCCGACGTGGCGCGCAAGCTAGGTTTCGAGAATGCCTCCTTCGACTGGATCGTCAATGCTGACATGGCGCTCTTCACGATCGTCATCGCCGCAGTCTGGCATTCGTGTGGTCTCGTCATGGTCGTTTTGCTGGCCGGTCTGAGGGGCGTCGACGACGACTTATGGAAGGCGATCCGTATCGAGGGCATTCCAGCCTGGAAGGCTCATCTCTTCATCATCATGCCGAGCATCGGTGCCAGCATCGCGACTGCCTTGGTGTTGATGTCGCTTACGGTCGTGCGCATGTTCGATGTTGTCGTAGCCATGACCGGCGGTGGCCCGGGTATCGCGACGGATGTTCCGGCCAAGTTCATCATCGATCATATGTTCGAGCGCCAACAGGTCGGCCTTGCATCCGCCGCGGCCACGACGCTGCTGCTTCTCGTGCTGGTGATCGCAGTACCGCTTCTCTACCTGAAGAGCCGTCGCAAGGGAGCTGCACAATGA
- a CDS encoding carbohydrate ABC transporter permease → MTITNGPVLVRRNAFAAPLSRILVYVLLIAIAIAALVPLYVMIVTAFKSMEEIRSGTLLSLPHAFSFEHWHKAWNSACTGLRCEGLKVGFVNSFLITIPSVFLAIAVGAVTGYTLSFWRVRFANVLFTVMLIGGFFPYQVLIYPLVRITSTIGLFNSLAGVIFVHVVFALPVVTLLFRNYFASIPIDLFKAARIDGAGYWRIFFSILLPMSVPMIAVAGILQVTFIWNDYIVGLVFGGINYAPMTVQLNNIVHSTYGEREYNVEMAATLLTSVVPLLVYFTSGRWFVRGVASGAVKG, encoded by the coding sequence ATGACCATCACAAACGGTCCGGTTCTCGTTCGCCGCAATGCTTTTGCCGCCCCGCTTTCGCGCATTTTGGTCTATGTGCTGCTGATCGCCATTGCGATCGCGGCGCTGGTGCCGCTCTACGTGATGATCGTCACCGCGTTCAAGTCGATGGAGGAGATCCGCTCGGGTACATTGCTCTCGCTGCCGCATGCGTTCAGTTTCGAGCATTGGCATAAAGCCTGGAATTCAGCCTGTACCGGCCTGCGCTGCGAAGGCCTGAAGGTGGGATTTGTGAATTCCTTCCTAATCACCATTCCAAGCGTTTTCCTGGCTATCGCCGTGGGTGCGGTGACTGGCTATACACTGAGCTTCTGGCGGGTGCGCTTCGCCAATGTCCTGTTCACGGTCATGCTCATCGGCGGGTTCTTCCCCTACCAGGTTCTGATCTATCCGCTGGTTCGCATCACCTCGACTATCGGCCTGTTCAATTCGCTCGCGGGTGTGATCTTCGTCCATGTCGTCTTCGCGCTGCCGGTCGTGACGCTGCTGTTTCGCAACTACTTCGCGTCTATACCGATTGACCTGTTCAAGGCCGCGCGGATCGATGGGGCCGGTTACTGGCGGATTTTCTTTTCCATTCTGCTGCCGATGTCCGTTCCGATGATCGCGGTGGCCGGCATCCTGCAGGTCACCTTCATCTGGAACGACTATATCGTCGGCCTCGTCTTCGGCGGTATCAACTATGCCCCGATGACCGTCCAGCTCAACAACATCGTGCACTCCACCTACGGGGAACGGGAATACAACGTGGAGATGGCGGCGACGCTGCTCACCTCGGTCGTTCCCCTGCTCGTCTACTTCACGTCGGGCCGCTGGTTTGTTCGCGGCGTAGCATCCGGCGCCGTGAAAGGCTAA
- a CDS encoding ABC transporter ATP-binding protein, with translation MTGVQLRNLAIRYGSVEVLKGINLEIPASEFIVLLGPSGCGKSTLLNAIAGLQDVAEGQILIGEQDMTDVEPKNRGIAMVFQSYALYPRMSVRGNLSFGLKVAKVAKPEIEKRVAHVAKMLQIEPLLDRKPAELSGGQRQRVAIGRAVVRDAGVFLFDEPLSNLDAQLRSDLRVEIKRLHQRLRSTMIYVTHDQIEAMTLADRIVVMKDRIIQQQGTPDEIYNRPANTFVARFVGSPAMNFLDGTISGGDAIVDGQAVPIAAGLSAPLADGRKVIVGVRPEDVTIHADAPGSGLAADIDVVEPMGPEKLVWCKRGEIGLSVKAPSSATVRSGDRVRLGFAEQKLHIFDTETGKRIQ, from the coding sequence ATGACAGGCGTACAGCTTCGCAACCTTGCCATCCGCTATGGAAGTGTAGAGGTTCTCAAAGGCATTAACCTCGAGATTCCTGCTTCGGAATTCATCGTGCTGCTCGGCCCCTCCGGCTGCGGCAAATCCACGCTCCTGAACGCAATTGCTGGCCTCCAGGATGTGGCTGAGGGCCAGATCCTGATCGGCGAGCAAGACATGACCGATGTCGAGCCGAAGAACCGCGGCATCGCCATGGTCTTCCAATCCTATGCGCTCTATCCGCGCATGAGCGTGCGCGGCAATCTCAGCTTCGGCCTCAAGGTAGCCAAGGTGGCAAAACCGGAGATCGAAAAGCGGGTCGCACATGTGGCAAAGATGCTGCAGATCGAGCCGCTGCTTGACCGCAAGCCAGCGGAACTCTCAGGCGGCCAGCGCCAGCGCGTGGCTATCGGACGTGCTGTGGTGCGCGATGCGGGTGTCTTCCTGTTCGATGAGCCGCTTTCCAACCTCGACGCGCAGCTACGCTCGGACCTGCGCGTCGAGATCAAGCGGCTTCACCAGCGCCTCAGGTCCACGATGATCTACGTGACCCATGACCAGATCGAAGCAATGACCCTGGCGGACCGCATCGTGGTGATGAAGGACCGCATCATCCAGCAACAGGGCACGCCGGACGAAATCTACAACAGGCCCGCGAATACGTTCGTGGCCCGCTTCGTGGGGTCGCCTGCCATGAATTTCCTGGACGGCACGATAAGCGGCGGCGATGCGATCGTTGATGGGCAGGCCGTGCCCATTGCCGCAGGCCTCTCTGCGCCACTTGCGGACGGACGCAAGGTGATCGTCGGGGTGCGCCCCGAGGATGTGACGATTCATGCCGATGCACCTGGCTCCGGCCTTGCGGCTGACATCGACGTGGTCGAACCGATGGGTCCGGAAAAGCTGGTGTGGTGCAAGCGGGGTGAGATCGGCCTGTCCGTCAAGGCGCCGTCCTCTGCCACGGTCAGGTCAGGCGACCGCGTCCGGCTCGGCTTCGCGGAACAAAAGCTGCATATCTTCGACACAGAGACTGGAAAGCGCATCCAATGA
- a CDS encoding glycoside hydrolase family 3 protein yields the protein MTGHILKKLAAHPFNLDDKALAWVRSTFEGLSLDEKLGQIMLPLCRDLSTESLSVPLSRHVGGIHRMPSRTEQELRASADYLQTRTAIPLLMTCDIEFSEKSSVSAGTPYPNQMAIAATGDPEQARRMGVVAGREGAYLGFNITWTPVADLAFNFRSNVVNTRSFGSDVTTVMAMTAAYQQGARSAGFASSVKHWPGDGLDDRDQHFATTHNTLSMREWRDTFGKIYADTIANGVQVVMAGHITLPAFTAELGAAARSPAHMPATLNFDLCTTLLRDELGFNGLVVSDASGMVGFNARGPRSELVPLCIAAGCDILLFPDDLDEDLGHLKAGLENGALTQERLDEAVLRVLALKASMNLHHTGGRPSAEDDRARLIGLAQHAEWSRTASEAAITLVKDTQGLLPLDPIRHRRVLLAQLDNRMSPSGPLPQLLVADLLRERGFEVSLHRKGEPIDAASYDIGMYLMAEEGVSAKENLGPRWEDLHGLFPHSMERLWKYLPTVYVSLGTPFLLYHMPECQTFVNGYAAVAPVQQALVRALIGEIEFVGRSPVDPSCGLEEALL from the coding sequence ATGACCGGACATATCTTGAAGAAGCTGGCTGCTCATCCTTTCAACCTGGATGACAAGGCCCTCGCCTGGGTCCGATCTACTTTCGAGGGGCTGTCGCTTGACGAAAAACTCGGCCAGATCATGCTACCGCTTTGCCGCGACCTGTCCACCGAAAGCCTTTCGGTCCCGCTTTCGCGTCATGTCGGCGGCATCCATCGCATGCCTTCCCGCACGGAGCAGGAGCTTCGAGCCAGCGCCGACTACCTCCAGACGCGGACTGCCATTCCGCTGCTGATGACCTGCGACATCGAGTTCTCCGAAAAGAGCAGTGTCTCGGCCGGTACGCCCTATCCCAATCAGATGGCAATCGCCGCCACGGGCGATCCGGAACAGGCGCGCCGTATGGGTGTGGTCGCGGGGAGGGAGGGTGCCTACCTTGGCTTCAACATCACCTGGACGCCAGTCGCTGACCTGGCCTTCAACTTCCGCTCCAACGTGGTCAACACCCGCTCCTTCGGCTCCGATGTCACCACCGTCATGGCGATGACCGCCGCTTACCAGCAAGGCGCTCGCTCTGCAGGCTTTGCGAGCAGCGTCAAACACTGGCCGGGCGACGGCCTTGATGACCGCGATCAGCATTTCGCCACGACACACAATACCTTATCGATGCGCGAGTGGCGCGACACGTTCGGGAAGATCTACGCGGATACGATTGCAAACGGCGTTCAGGTCGTCATGGCCGGTCATATCACACTTCCCGCCTTTACCGCCGAACTGGGCGCGGCGGCCCGCAGCCCGGCCCACATGCCAGCGACGCTCAACTTCGATCTCTGCACGACCTTGCTTCGCGACGAACTGGGCTTCAACGGTCTTGTGGTATCCGACGCCTCCGGCATGGTCGGCTTCAATGCCCGTGGGCCTCGTAGCGAACTCGTGCCGCTTTGCATCGCGGCCGGCTGCGATATCCTGCTTTTCCCGGACGATCTCGACGAAGACCTCGGGCACCTGAAGGCCGGCCTTGAAAACGGCGCCCTGACGCAGGAACGCCTTGATGAGGCAGTCTTGCGTGTTCTCGCACTCAAGGCGTCCATGAACTTGCACCACACCGGCGGGCGCCCATCGGCCGAAGACGATCGCGCCCGCTTGATCGGTCTCGCCCAGCACGCCGAATGGTCGCGAACGGCGTCGGAGGCCGCCATTACGCTCGTCAAGGACACTCAGGGCCTGCTGCCGCTCGATCCAATCCGGCACAGGCGGGTTCTTCTGGCGCAACTCGACAATCGGATGAGCCCTTCCGGTCCGCTTCCGCAGCTTCTGGTCGCTGATCTTCTCCGCGAGCGGGGTTTTGAGGTTTCCCTTCATCGCAAAGGCGAGCCAATCGATGCGGCATCCTACGATATTGGCATGTATCTGATGGCCGAGGAGGGCGTTTCTGCCAAGGAAAACCTCGGGCCTCGTTGGGAAGATCTCCACGGCCTCTTTCCCCATTCGATGGAACGGCTTTGGAAATACCTTCCGACGGTCTACGTTTCGCTTGGCACGCCATTCCTGCTTTACCATATGCCGGAATGCCAAACATTCGTGAACGGGTATGCGGCGGTTGCGCCGGTACAACAGGCGCTTGTGAGGGCATTGATTGGGGAAATCGAATTTGTTGGGCGGAGCCCGGTTGATCCGAGCTGCGGCCTTGAGGAGGCACTGCTTTAA